CTATGCTCACTTGTATTATCAAAAAAGTGTTGAGTTGCACGTCCAATCTGACTCGCTATATTAGTTCTACTTTGCACGCAATTATTTGGATACCCGGCGGTTATTTAGTTGAATTTAACATAAACAAAGCCACTTATCAAGTCATTTGCTTTAATGCTATTATGATCGCCATATGGATAGAAAAATTAATACTAGAGAAGATGTCATTAAGCTATGTAACGCTAATGACGTCAGGTTTATTCGTTTACAGTTCTGTGATATTCACGGATTGGTGAAGAATATTTCTGTGCCAATTGGGCAATTAGAGAAAGCACTTGATAACAAAGTTATGCTTGATGGTTCTTCCATAAGAGGATTTAGAACTATTGAAACTTCTGATATGTACTTTTATCCAGATATTCGTACGTTTAGGGTGCTCCCTTGGAGACCGCGTGAAGGTGCTGTAGCAAGAATCATTTGTGATATTTACAATCCTGATGGCACCCCGTTTGATGGTTGTCCAAGAAATAACCTCAAACGTGTTTTGAAAAAAACAGAGGAACTCGGTTATAAATTCAATGTAGGACCAGAATGTGAATTCTTCCTTTTTGATACTGATGCAGAAGGTTTTCCGACAAATAAGCTAACTGATCAAGGTGGTTACTATGACGTTGAACCAACTGATCTTGGTGCTGATGTGCGTAGAACTATCATCGATACTATCGAAGAGCTTGGTTGTGAGGTTGAAGCTTCACACCATGAAGTGGCGCCTTCTCAGCATGAGATCAACTTTAAATACGCAGATGCGCTTGCAACTGCTGATAATGTGATTACATTCAAATGGGCAACTAAGTCTATTGCTCATGAATACGGACTCTATGCGACCTTTATGCCAAAACCAATTGTTGGCATCAACGGTAGCGGGATGCATTGCAATATGTCGTTGAGCGATCTAAAGGGCAACAATGTTTTCTTTGATGAAAGCAAAGCTGATGGTCTTTCTGACACCATGAAATACTTTATTGCTGGCTTGTTGAAACACGTCAAATCTTTCTGTGCAGTTTCCAATCCATTAGTTAATAGTTACAAGAGATTAGTACCTGGATATGAAGCACCTGTCTATATTGCTTGGTCTAAGCTGAATAGATCTGCTTTGATTAGAATCCCTGCAACGAGAGGAGCTGGTACTAGAGCTGAGCTTAGATGTCCAGACCCGGCAGCCAATCCTTACTTAGCTTTTGCAGCAATGCTTGAAGCTGGTTTAGATGGAGTGAAGAATAAATTACAGCCACCAGCAGAGGTTAATGAAAATATTTATGAGCTTGAAATGGATACAATGAAAGAACGTAATATTCATGCCTTACCTGGTAACTTAGATGAAGCTCTAAAGTATATGGAAGAGTCTGATCTGGTACGCCAAGCTCTTGGTGATCATACTTACAATCATTATATTGAGACTAAGTATAAGGAATATCAAAGCTATCGTGCGCATGTGTCACAGTGGGAGACGGATCACTACCTCCACGCTTTTTAGCCTGTCCTAGAAGCTCCATCTGCTGCGTTACGCTCGCCCTCGTTGGTGTTAACCAACTTTGGGACACCCTTCGGGTTCTCGCAAGCCTTGCATCTGAAGCCCTGAAACAACGCTATTGGGTATCAGTAATTGTTGTAATGACTCAAGTAGAAATCAAAGCAGAACTAAGTAAA
The DNA window shown above is from Cyanobacteriota bacterium and carries:
- the glnA gene encoding type I glutamate--ammonia ligase — protein: MDRKINTREDVIKLCNANDVRFIRLQFCDIHGLVKNISVPIGQLEKALDNKVMLDGSSIRGFRTIETSDMYFYPDIRTFRVLPWRPREGAVARIICDIYNPDGTPFDGCPRNNLKRVLKKTEELGYKFNVGPECEFFLFDTDAEGFPTNKLTDQGGYYDVEPTDLGADVRRTIIDTIEELGCEVEASHHEVAPSQHEINFKYADALATADNVITFKWATKSIAHEYGLYATFMPKPIVGINGSGMHCNMSLSDLKGNNVFFDESKADGLSDTMKYFIAGLLKHVKSFCAVSNPLVNSYKRLVPGYEAPVYIAWSKLNRSALIRIPATRGAGTRAELRCPDPAANPYLAFAAMLEAGLDGVKNKLQPPAEVNENIYELEMDTMKERNIHALPGNLDEALKYMEESDLVRQALGDHTYNHYIETKYKEYQSYRAHVSQWETDHYLHAF